Within Sorghum bicolor cultivar BTx623 chromosome 2, Sorghum_bicolor_NCBIv3, whole genome shotgun sequence, the genomic segment CACCGCCCGCCCACGCCGCCGcccttccccttctcctcctcctccggcagcggcgccgctTCCTCCGCACCGCCCGCGCGCTTCCACGTCCACTGCTGCTGCTCCGTCCGCTCCAGCAGCGCCATCAGGGACACTCTCTGGCTCTGCCTCCGCGCGGCGGACGCCGGAGCCGCGGTGGCCGTGCCGCCCACGCCTGCTGACGCCGGCGCGGGGCGAACGACGCGGCGGcccgaggcggcggcgggaggGCGGCGGCCCTCGTCCGCGTCGCGGATGACGTCCAGCAGCGTGCGGCGCCTCGCCGCCGCGGCGGGGCGGCCTTCTCCTCCTTCGCCGCCGCTGCCGACGTCGTCGTCCCGGAGCTTGAGGAGGTCGCGGAGGTTGGACGACGCGGCGAGCTGCTCGGCCAGCGTGACGCCGCGCCGCGGCgtcggcggccgcggccgcggccgtgaCCCCGGCGGCACCCGCACGTCCATCCCCTCGCGCTCGCGCTCGCGGCCACCCAACTCGGGACTGGACTGGACTGGAGGGGAGCCCCGCTGACGCCGCCTGTTGGCGCTGCCACTCCGCTAACCCAGTTTATACCGCGTGCCTCAGACCCCTGCCCGCTCGGGCGCCTCTTTTGTTTTCAAGGAACCAACCGGTTTCCTCTTGTTTTGGGAGGCGAGGCGCGTCGCGTCGTGCGCGCCTGCGCCTGCGCGGACGCGGACGCGGGAGCAGGCCGCGCGATTACGGGCGCCACTTGGCGGACGGTCGCGTCGCGTTTAGCCGCGCGGAGGGCCGCGAAGGCTGACGGTTTCGCCCTGCCCCGCTCCCGTTTTCCACCGTGAGGCGCGGACTTTCTttttaggcctcgtttagttccgaaaaattttagaaaatagacattatagcattttcgtttatatttgataaatattgttcaattatggactaactaggctcaaaagattcgtttcgtcaatttcgaccaaactgtgcaattagtttttatttttgtttatatttaatacttcatgcatgcgtctaaagattcgatgtgacgagaaatgtgaaaaattttgtaaaattttttctgggaagtaaataaggccttaCGGGGCCGGGACTCGGGAGCAGCCGGCAGCCGGAGGCGACTGACCTACCGGTGGACCGACTAGCGCCTGCGGTCGTGCGCCGCCGTTGCCTCGTGTGATGGGACTCTGGACGGACGGATAGTACTAGCAGTAGGTCATATTGGTGGATCGTGGATGGGCAGGGTTTCTCTACTTTTGTGGGCGTTTGGCACGGGTTGGTGCGTCGACCGGGGCCGGTGAACGTTCAGGtccaggatttttttttttttacctccAATCCAATCCAAAAAGGTCCACGCTCCAGCACGGGATGGGAACCTGCCATGGACTCGTGCggaggtgtgtgtgtgtgtcagaCGGCACGGCGAGATGTCATCGGTCATCGCCTGCGTTCGGGCTCTTCCCTTCGCAGTTGCGCGCCAGCTTCTGCCGTAGCTTTGACGGATCAACGCTGGCTGCAGCAGGGAAGCGTGATTCAGTTATACAGTGACCGATACACGTTCCAGTTATACAGTGACCCGATACGTTCAAGCACACCAGCAGTAACCCCGCTGCGCATTACGCTGTCAAAGCGGCACTCCGCTTTGCTTCTTGCAGCTGCAAGCCAACAATCAAGCTGGACACCGTAGTCGTGCAGTCCGTTGCAATCCAACGTATCGAAACTAGAGTTTTTGCACAGTTGCCATGCTGAAATGAAAGCCTGAAACCAAAATTTCAAGCGGGAAATCCATAACAAAAGAATctgaatatttatatatattaaaaaaatctcGGGTGATGAGTTGTGAAAACAGCTGTGATAGTTGCAACTACAGGATGGATCCTAAACCTGTTACAGTGCCCCCATCACTCAAAATCTAGGGGCATGCACATACCAAAGAAAAATTTCAAGTTGACCATGAACCATTCAACAGAGCCCTGCCAATTTTGACCAATCTCCAGACCACCAGCTATGTTCTTCAAGACCAAAAAGAAGAATAAAGGAGAAAGTAACGGCTGTAGGGGAGTATGAACAGTTCTGTCCAAGTCCAATTGTGAAAATCTCTTCGACCAAGCAAATGAATGGTAATGAAGCCACCTAGGGCCATGGAGCGACTCAATCGAAGGAACAAATGGACTTGGTATGCAAACTCATTGGGCCGTGCCCACAAAAAGAAGTTGTCTTCACCTCCCAAGTTTACCCCCAGTGATCTTGCACTGATAACTGACTAACTGATGAGTAGGCTGACAGATTTTATCTTAGTCGCCCACCCTCTCATAAAAGAGAATGTAAGCCTCACAGTTCAGCACTTCTTCCAGAGAGGCTTCTCTGACTTGTCCATCGCTTGCATAAAACCAAGACTTTGAGCCACTGCTCTGCTGCTGCCGACCTCCAATCTTGCAAGCTCTCACATACGCAATATAATGACCTCCCGTCATGGTTCCCAAGTGCTCGACAACACCAACAAGACGATAGGTGCTGGTGGTGTTCTCGTTACATCTGCAGGTAACAGAAAACAGTGATGAACAGACCAATCCCAAGGCTTCAAAGAGCTGTTCCTACTGATAAATCAGAAGCATGTCACACTTCTATCATATAGAATCGGAAGATTATGGAAGAAGCAATGATCACCAAGACCTCATCAGAGGTTATGGATATTAAAACCCAAGATACCTTGGCTTTTCCAAATACATAATTCTTtcctatgcacttagatatacactatgtctaggtACATAATAGAATCAATGTTAAAAAAGCCAaagcgtcttataatttggaacggagggagtaaataTTATAAGGCTTAGCTACTAAACTATGAAGAATATATCCCTCATCAAGAATAAATgtagtaaagttgggtagtaagGAGCAGAaggttcaaaaaaattttaatgTGTTAGATTGATTAGGACACCAATAGAAGATATTCACCATTATATGCCCTCAAACATGAATATATAGCTTCAGCACAAAAGTTCCTAGTCAATTTGAACTGTAGGCAGTAAGCATGTAGTTCTGTTGCAAACTACGCTAAGTCAAAAGAACATGAATGTGGGCATATTTGTATGGTCAACAAAGATCAGAAGCTGGAACATGagattttattttctttgatggataataagctTTGAAGCCTGAAAGAAGCAGCCCCTTTGTGTTATTAACATGGTTCTGCAAATAAATAAGATAAAGTACTTAAATCTAAATTACTGACACTGAGTTGCTGCAATAGAGAAACCCTAATATAAAAGATTGCCGCTCAACTCCTCAGGTTCATCCCTTCACATTTGAGCATTCAAAGTCTTGGAAAGGGATCATGGATTGTCATTAGCCAGATTAGTATCTTGGAATGTGATTATATGTTCTTAACATTTGAGCATGGTTATTAAGGCGGTAAGGTGAGGCGTGGCGACCCACCCCCTTCCAGACGCCTAGGCGAATAAAAGTGGAAGCAGGCAGTCCTCGACAGGGCATAGACACATAACGGCATAGGTCTGGAGGGCAAGGAGCAGAAGCATGAGCTGTGAATCTGCAGAGCAGAAGGGGCAGGAGCATTCCAGGTGCTACAGCTGCCATCTTCTCTTCTCCTATCTCCTCTCCCTCTGCTCTCTCAATTGGCGAGCTGCAGGGTGGGGCGTGTTCCAGCAGAAGGTATAGGCACGTGATTTCCCCTGCGCGCGCAACTCCCTCTAATTTCCTCCCCACACACTTCGGTCCACGCGCTTTTCCCTGTGCCTGCAGCCACCTTGTCACTCTTGGGGCGTCAGTCCCATGCCATGGCGATGCTATATGCAGGGAGGTCACAGCAGGCATGACGCCTCGATTGGAAAAGCGCCCAGACGACGCTTAATAACCATGCATTTGAGCAGGGTAACCCAAACTGAACCCTTTTTTGCACCATGTTTTCAGTAGAGAAAATATCTCAAACCTGAACCTAATTGGTTAGCTAGCTTGATACTTATATGGCAGAATTATTATGGACATGGATATATTTGTAATAACGAATAAGTGCCTTGAAAAAAAAGTAGTGACAGATTAATAGGTGTTATATATTTTGTTGATTCGCATGCTGAAAAGGTCAGCTTACCTGTTTATTTGGGTAATAATCACTTAATCAGTTCAATCAATTCCATTGATTTCAACTTCACTATACATGGCTTTCTCAGGTGTTTAACAATTATAGTTGGTTACTGCTATCTTGTGCTTAACTAATGAAAAGAAAATGTTTTCTGCTGTATCCATACTATGCCAGCTCATTATGTGGAAAAGCATCTCCTATGTCAGTTGAGTTTATTAATGAATCTAAAGCTATCTAGAGGAAGAACACCCCGGATTACTCCAGGGGTCATTGGAACTTTCCCTTTAATTTGTTCATGTCACTATGGATGGATTTTCACAAGTACATTTACTCTTCTGTTTCAGCAAGCTTATAGCCTAAAGCAGATCACACATATCAAGCTAAATCTTATGCTAGTATAATATTCCTGTATTGTTTGTGATTTCACGTTACTGCCCAATGTCTCAGAAAATCATTGCAAGGACAGCAGATGGTAGAGAACCTTTGGAAAGAACCTTGCATTCAGCATGTCGAGTTCATTATAGCTATTACTTTGACCTTACAGCACAACTTGCATAACTTGTTGACATAAAGTTTCCTTATGGCATGAATTTAGTTATAACATGTGTTCGAGCAAAAAAAAAGTTATAACATAAGCATGTTAGACATGAATTCAGCATGATGGTCACTGTTTACTTGTGTATTTCCATTATTGTTGAGAAAAAGATGAGAGCTGCAATATGTGTACAATATAATCGTATATGGTTTACTATCATTTTGTATGATAATGTCACCGTAGTGTTGAATTGCAGCAAAGCAGAAAACAGTTGACTCATTAAGGAAAAAATAGATGCTTTCAGAAGTAGAGGTACCTTGGGTCCATGAATGGTTGTATATCAAGCATCTCCTTAAAGCGCACATGTCCTTTCAGTTTTTTATATCGACCATGAGAATCTTGGCTGAATCTGTTCAAGTTAATCGTCAATACAGGTGGAGCCTTGCTTATAAGAATTCTTCTCAATGCAGCTCTGAAAACCTTTGTCTCATCATCTTTCTGCTTATTTTGGTTATCTTGCTCTAACTGTGCCTTACCAACCATCTTCATTCGCTTCCTCCTGCCCTGATTCTTTGTGATGGCATCTTCATTATCTTTTGCACCAAGCAAGGTTTTTTGTGCATCTGATGGAAGGCTACTCGACACAACTTCTTCAGTATCACCAACAGGTGGAGCTTCAACATTGTTAGTTGCATTGCAAGACTCGGATTCACCACCACAACTCAGTGGTGCACTTGCTGCTTTAGCGGTTATATCCACATTATGACCATCATTATATTGGATAGGTGAATCATGTTGGTTATTCAAAGATGAGGACTCAAGTTCTAATCTTTTCAAATCCATACACTGTTCCTTGTGGCTGGTCTCATTGCTTGACTGTTCAGTCTCATTCATAGTGAAGAGTGCACCAGATCTCTGCATAGAAGTATTTTCTGTGTCTGGAAAATTACAATCACAGTTTTGTTGAGGGTCAGCCAAAGAAGTATTAACACACCTAGCTTCCTTGCAATGCATATCAGAATGTACATTGTCAGAGCAATCAACAGTTGCCATAATCTGATCAATGTCCTTTTTGCAACCATCAGTTCCCATAACCTGATCAATGCCCTCCTGTTTGCTGCAGCTCACGATCAACTTCTTACCATCTTTTCTTCCATCACCACCTGCCATCATCTCCTCACCATCCTTTATTTCATTAGCTCCGTCAGTCATCTCCATGACATTTTTTCTTTCATCAACTTTTATGCGTGCAGCATTAGTGCAGTGCTCACACAGCCATGGTTCAGACAGCAGCTCTGGTTCAGTATACAAAGCCAAGCAGCCCTCAACTGATACAGGAGCATTACTATCATCTACCTCATCATCAGCACTGTTACTACTCCAAGCCATTACATCAATATCTTCTACTTTGCTAGCTTCTTTCTTGACTTCAGAAGTAACTTCCGGTTCATTGAACATATCACCAAGACCAATATAGTCATCTTGCTCCACATCTCCACAATATCCAGGTTGTGTATTATTTTCCGTTACTGGAGAAACAACAACTAGAGGAGGAACTTCACATTCTGAATTATATGAATTTTCAATGGTTTCATCCCTTTCCTTGGCAGTGGTACCAAGTTCTTTGTAAGGAAGTAAGATAACAGTCTGTAAGGAGGCATCATCATCAACAGTGTTCTCGCCTGAGTGCTCAGAACCCAAGATCTGCTCTTTGGGTAGAGCATCATCCTGAGGGTGCAAGGGACCATCTGTTGCATCCCTGCATTCCCAAATTTGTCCTGTTCCAGTAGAATCTGCAGAATCAAGAATCTCGGATTTTGTTTCATCCACATCGGCGACATAATCCAACCAGCAGATGCTATTCTCCACATTTGTAGTGGCATTTTGTTCTTGATTAGACACAGAACCACATGACTCACTGCATCCAGAGGGCTCAGCCTCTTTCTCGCTGACGCTGACTACCTGTTCGAGTTCTGAACCAGGAATTTGGGAATTGTTACGCTCAGCAATTGTTTGGATCTGTTCTTTACTCTCTACTGAAGGAGATGCTCGAGCTGGAACCTTCCCATATCTGCGGCTTTTATTCCTATCTCGTATGGATTGTTTGGTCCTCTTTGCTGGTGGTGATGAAACACTCTTGGTTGGAGGCCTCCTTGATGGAACTGGTAGTGAGAGATCAAGGAATTGATCATGTTTAACAGAACTGTGTGAGCATTCTGTGCTGGACACAGTACTAGACAGCTGACCCCCAAAAATGGAATCCACAATTGTGGGAACCCCTGCATCTGAAGCTTCCTCCTCTAGCTTCCGTGCTTCAGTTTCCTCTGTACGCAAACCATCAAGAAAACAACGGAGCAATTCATGGCTATCCTGCATCTGGTAGCCCCTAAACTGTGGATATTTTGAGCAAATGCTTGAGAAGAGGTTCTTCGGGCTTAGCGCACCTCCTGCATGATTTGAAGCACTTGTCTCTGCAAAAAGCTTCTTCAGTGACATAGCAAGGGCCCCCGTACGAACGTCTGGTCCTAACATCTTCCTGCGCAGCCTATCAACCGCGAGGAGGCTCTGCAGCACTGCATTGAAGAAACATGTATTTCCCAGATTCGGCAGCCCTTTGATCACATTAGCATCGGGGTTAATCAAACGCCATGAATCAGTATCCTCTGCATCAACCACCTTATCTTCCACTGCTGCTGCAACAACTGTCTCTAATTTGGGCATCTCaattgacacctccttttcacaTGACAAACAATAAGCAACTGTTGGGTCATCATACCTTGCAGCCCACCAATGCCGGTCCTGCTTAGCATGCCGTCTGGCATGGCCATAGGGCTTGGTATCCACTACTGCACCACCACAAAAATGCCGACCACAGTCCAAGCAGACCCACGTATCACTTTTATCCGCCTTCGCCTGCGCCTTGGCAGTAGCGCCTTTGGAGGTGCCTCCTTTCTTCTTCTGCTTACCCACAGCACCACCTTTCTTTCTTGGGGCATCTTCTCGGCAGTGCTCACATGAC encodes:
- the LOC8054775 gene encoding uncharacterized protein LOC8054775, which encodes MDVRVPPGSRPRPRPPTPRRGVTLAEQLAASSNLRDLLKLRDDDVGSGGEGGEGRPAAAARRRTLLDVIRDADEGRRPPAAASGRRVVRPAPASAGVGGTATAAPASAARRQSQRVSLMALLERTEQQQWTWKRAGGAEEAAPLPEEEEKGKGGGVGGRCCVCVARGKGAAFIPCGHTFCRACARELRAGRGRCPLCNATIREVLNLF
- the LOC8054776 gene encoding ubiquitin carboxyl-terminal hydrolase 2; the protein is MGKKVKAKPKNSRKAHERDLPASSSEVGPGDAASQDASHSAEEAAASASGREHCGHYGHDNAHLDKVLLEILSSKHVASCEHCREDAPRKKGGAVGKQKKKGGTSKGATAKAQAKADKSDTWVCLDCGRHFCGGAVVDTKPYGHARRHAKQDRHWWAARYDDPTVAYCLSCEKEVSIEMPKLETVVAAAVEDKVVDAEDTDSWRLINPDANVIKGLPNLGNTCFFNAVLQSLLAVDRLRRKMLGPDVRTGALAMSLKKLFAETSASNHAGGALSPKNLFSSICSKYPQFRGYQMQDSHELLRCFLDGLRTEETEARKLEEEASDAGVPTIVDSIFGGQLSSTVSSTECSHSSVKHDQFLDLSLPVPSRRPPTKSVSSPPAKRTKQSIRDRNKSRRYGKVPARASPSVESKEQIQTIAERNNSQIPGSELEQVVSVSEKEAEPSGCSESCGSVSNQEQNATTNVENSICWLDYVADVDETKSEILDSADSTGTGQIWECRDATDGPLHPQDDALPKEQILGSEHSGENTVDDDASLQTVILLPYKELGTTAKERDETIENSYNSECEVPPLVVVSPVTENNTQPGYCGDVEQDDYIGLGDMFNEPEVTSEVKKEASKVEDIDVMAWSSNSADDEVDDSNAPVSVEGCLALYTEPELLSEPWLCEHCTNAARIKVDERKNVMEMTDGANEIKDGEEMMAGGDGRKDGKKLIVSCSKQEGIDQVMGTDGCKKDIDQIMATVDCSDNVHSDMHCKEARCVNTSLADPQQNCDCNFPDTENTSMQRSGALFTMNETEQSSNETSHKEQCMDLKRLELESSSLNNQHDSPIQYNDGHNVDITAKAASAPLSCGGESESCNATNNVEAPPVGDTEEVVSSSLPSDAQKTLLGAKDNEDAITKNQGRRKRMKMVGKAQLEQDNQNKQKDDETKVFRAALRRILISKAPPVLTINLNRFSQDSHGRYKKLKGHVRFKEMLDIQPFMDPRCNENTTSTYRLVGVVEHLGTMTGGHYIAYVRACKIGGRQQQSSGSKSWFYASDGQVREASLEEVLNCEAYILFYERVGD